In Halobacteriovorax marinus SJ, the following proteins share a genomic window:
- the rpsL gene encoding 30S ribosomal protein S12: MPTINQLIRKGRTDKQTKTKSPALVACPQRRGVCTRVYTTTPKKPNSAMRKVCRVRLTSGFEVTSYIGGEGHNLQEHSIVLLRGGRVKDLPGVRYHTIRGALDATGVDKRGQRRSKYGCKKPKK; encoded by the coding sequence ATGCCTACGATTAACCAGTTGATTAGAAAAGGTAGAACAGATAAGCAGACAAAGACTAAGTCTCCTGCCCTAGTTGCTTGTCCTCAGCGTAGAGGGGTTTGTACAAGAGTTTATACAACAACTCCAAAGAAACCAAACTCGGCGATGAGAAAAGTATGTAGAGTAAGGCTGACTTCAGGATTCGAAGTGACTTCTTACATCGGTGGCGAAGGTCACAACCTCCAAGAGCACAGTATTGTTCTTTTAAGAGGTGGGAGAGTAAAAGATCTTCCAGGTGTTAGATACCATACTATTCGTGGTGCTCTTGATGCAACAGGTGTTGATAAAAGAGGACAGAGACGTTCAAAGTATGGTTGTAAGAAGCCTAAGAAGTAA
- the fusA gene encoding elongation factor G, with product MSSTQIDNIRNIGIMAHIDAGKTTTTERILYYTGKSHKIGEVHDGAATMDWMVQEQERGITITSAATTCMWNKKNINIIDTPGHVDFTIEVERALRVLDGAVGVFDAVSGVEPQSETVWAQADKYKVPRIAFVNKMDRVGADFQNCVEEIRERLGKKAAAIQIPIGSAEEFQGMIDLIEMKALFFGDDNLGATVDTQDIPSDLSDEATMAREELIEALCDYDDELAEAYLGGEEITITTIKEAIRSAVINDDFIPVLCGSAFKNKGVQPLLDAICDYLPSPIDRGEIKGHSAKDIEKEDTRKPSEEDLFSGLAFKIASDPFVGMLHYVRIYSGTLKQGATIYNPHKKKKERITKILQMHADKRTELAEAKAGDIVAVSGLKETITGETLCMDHKPIVYDLMDFPESVISIAIEPKTTADEKKLMDSLSRLKLEDPSFTFNNNKETGQLLIFGMGELHLEIIADRLEREFKVGIRVGAPQVSYRESVLAAGVGENTFDKEHGGKLQFGHVKLKVEPVDCQGGIEFFTELTKRDLPQEFIDAIEKSIRDTAPGGAMAGYAFINIKVTLLEAKYSEESSSEVAYIIAASNAFREACQSAGIGLLEPLMSLEVVTPIDYTGDVISDINMKRGKVLAMNAKQNKEVVEAEVPLAEMFGYSTDLRSKSQGRASFTMNFSKYENLSREMAKEILEKKGIYI from the coding sequence ATGAGCTCAACTCAAATCGACAATATCCGAAACATTGGAATCATGGCGCATATCGATGCAGGAAAGACTACGACAACTGAGCGTATTCTCTACTACACAGGTAAAAGCCATAAGATAGGTGAAGTGCATGATGGTGCAGCGACTATGGACTGGATGGTTCAAGAGCAAGAGAGGGGTATTACAATTACTTCTGCTGCAACAACTTGTATGTGGAATAAGAAAAATATCAATATCATCGATACTCCAGGGCACGTAGACTTCACTATTGAAGTGGAGAGAGCGCTAAGAGTTTTAGATGGTGCCGTAGGTGTCTTTGATGCTGTATCTGGAGTAGAGCCACAATCTGAAACAGTATGGGCTCAGGCCGATAAGTATAAAGTTCCAAGAATTGCCTTTGTTAATAAAATGGATAGAGTCGGCGCAGACTTTCAAAATTGTGTTGAAGAAATTAGAGAGAGACTTGGTAAGAAGGCTGCGGCCATTCAAATTCCAATTGGTTCTGCTGAAGAATTTCAAGGAATGATTGATTTAATTGAAATGAAAGCTCTCTTTTTTGGAGATGATAATTTAGGTGCAACTGTTGATACGCAAGATATTCCAAGTGATCTAAGTGATGAGGCTACGATGGCCAGAGAGGAGCTTATTGAAGCTCTTTGTGATTATGACGATGAATTGGCAGAGGCTTATCTTGGTGGTGAAGAGATAACAATCACTACGATTAAAGAAGCTATTAGATCTGCAGTAATTAATGATGATTTTATTCCTGTACTTTGTGGATCAGCATTTAAAAACAAAGGTGTTCAGCCTTTATTGGATGCGATCTGTGATTACCTACCATCTCCTATAGATAGAGGAGAAATTAAAGGACATAGTGCAAAGGATATTGAAAAAGAAGATACAAGAAAGCCTTCGGAAGAAGATCTCTTCAGTGGACTGGCTTTTAAAATTGCATCTGATCCTTTTGTAGGGATGCTTCACTACGTGAGAATTTACTCCGGAACTTTAAAGCAAGGTGCAACTATATATAATCCGCATAAGAAGAAAAAAGAAAGAATTACAAAAATTCTTCAGATGCATGCAGATAAGAGAACTGAATTAGCGGAAGCTAAAGCAGGTGATATTGTTGCCGTATCTGGGCTTAAAGAGACGATTACAGGGGAAACTCTTTGTATGGATCATAAACCGATTGTTTATGATTTAATGGACTTTCCTGAGTCTGTAATTTCGATTGCAATAGAGCCAAAAACGACAGCAGATGAGAAAAAATTAATGGACTCTCTTTCTAGACTAAAGCTAGAGGATCCTTCGTTCACATTTAATAATAATAAAGAAACGGGTCAGTTACTCATATTTGGTATGGGAGAGTTGCACCTAGAGATTATTGCTGACAGACTCGAAAGAGAATTTAAAGTTGGAATTAGAGTCGGAGCTCCTCAAGTATCTTATAGAGAAAGTGTGCTTGCCGCAGGTGTTGGTGAGAATACTTTTGATAAAGAGCACGGAGGTAAACTTCAATTCGGTCATGTGAAGCTGAAGGTTGAGCCAGTTGATTGTCAGGGTGGAATTGAATTCTTCACTGAGTTGACTAAGAGAGATCTTCCTCAGGAATTTATCGACGCAATTGAGAAGTCTATTCGTGATACGGCCCCGGGTGGTGCAATGGCGGGATACGCGTTTATCAATATCAAGGTTACTCTCTTAGAGGCAAAGTATAGTGAAGAGTCTTCGTCAGAAGTTGCATATATAATTGCAGCTTCAAATGCGTTTAGAGAGGCATGTCAGAGTGCAGGTATTGGTCTTCTAGAGCCGTTAATGTCTTTAGAGGTTGTAACTCCAATCGATTACACTGGCGATGTTATTTCAGATATTAATATGAAGCGCGGAAAAGTGTTGGCAATGAACGCAAAGCAAAATAAAGAAGTTGTTGAAGCGGAAGTACCACTAGCAGAGATGTTTGGTTATAGTACTGACCTGAGATCTAAATCTCAAGGGAGAGCAAGTTTTACGATGAACTTTAGTAAGTACGAAAACCTCTCAAGAGAAATGGCAAAAGAAATTTTAGAAAAGAAAGGTATCTATATTTAA
- the rpsG gene encoding 30S ribosomal protein S7, which yields MSRKRRAPVRLVLPDPVYQDVVISKCVNSLMLDGKKSAAEKIFYGAMNIVEKKTGEEPLKVFKKALSNIKPAVEVKSRRIGGATYQIPVEVRPNRRQSLALRWLREYSKNRGGKTMMEKLADEIIDASQGRGGAVKKREDVYKMAEANKAFAHLKW from the coding sequence ATGAGTAGAAAACGTAGAGCTCCTGTTAGACTGGTTCTTCCAGATCCAGTGTATCAAGACGTAGTGATTTCTAAATGTGTAAACAGCTTAATGTTAGACGGAAAGAAATCTGCAGCAGAAAAAATCTTTTACGGTGCGATGAACATCGTAGAAAAGAAAACAGGCGAAGAGCCATTAAAAGTATTTAAGAAAGCACTTTCAAATATTAAGCCAGCGGTTGAGGTTAAGTCTCGTCGTATTGGTGGTGCTACTTACCAAATCCCAGTAGAAGTAAGACCTAACAGACGTCAGTCTTTAGCACTTAGATGGCTTAGAGAGTACTCTAAGAACAGAGGTGGTAAGACAATGATGGAGAAGTTAGCAGATGAAATCATCGATGCTTCTCAAGGTAGAGGTGGAGCTGTTAAGAAACGTGAAGACGTTTACAAAATGGCTGAAGCAAATAAGGCATTTGCTCACCTTAAGTGGTAA
- the rpoC gene encoding DNA-directed RNA polymerase subunit beta', translating to MKDLLNFFDKPKDPISVEAVSVKMASPDTIREWSFGEVKKPETINYRTFKPERDGLFCAKIFGPVKDYECICGKYKRMKHRGVVCEKCGVEVTLSKVRRERCGHIELAAPVAHIWFLRSLPSRLGALLNLTLKELEKVLYYEAFIVTASATDGQDGGLEVGRVITEQQYYELKEQGIEFEAGMGGEIVKDMLRKVDLDLDNKELRRGLKAATTEMARTKIVKRLKVVESILKSENKPEWFMMDVIPVLPPDLRPLVPLEAGRFATSDLNDLYRRVINRNNRLKRLKELNAPEIIIRNEKRMLQEAVDALFDNGRRGKVFTGANKRPLRSLSDMLKGKQGRFRQNLLGKRVDYSGRSVIVVGPTLRLHQCGLPKLMALELFKPFIYNKLIELGHCTTIKVAKKMVDQQKEEVWNILEQVVQEHPVLLNRAPTLHRLGIQAFEPTLIEGKAIQLHPLVCTAFNADFDGDQMAVHVPLSLEAQIECRILAMSTNNILSPKDGSPIIVPSQDIVLGLYYMTRIRPYARGYGKVFASKEEAQFAYHSGNLHLQAPIKVRVEGRLIETSVGRTFVYDAIPSCLKYEDVNKVLGKKELGALIDKAYRVGSEKDTVLLADSLMRLGYFQATKAGISINVHDMTIPEEKVSILDEAYSEVSKITEEYNEGSITNGERYNKIVDVWAQTGENLTKVMLERISTDTFTSDVDGEEDIHAPSFNALYMMANSGARGSAQQMRQLAAMRGLMAKPSGEIIETPITSNFREGLSVLEYFSSTHGARKGLADTALKTANSGYLTRRLVDVAQDGIIRGLDCGTQDGITLTSTIEGGEIVEHVAERAMGRVTAAPIVDGEAQEIFPRNYLLTEKDMDTLKERDVDQIKVRSVLTCKERHGFCADCFGRDLARGNKVSIGEAVGVIAAQSIGEPGTQLTMRTFHVGGTATAGAQVNKTQIRTAGELSYENVTVETKADGSMVVMNKVGELIIKDARGSEKERYPAVYGAKIFFKEGEAVNVGDTIIEWDPFAIPVLTEVKGTVKFEDIIAGATINEQTDAVTGLTQKIVVESKDPSLQPRISIVDENGNPIVVPGTKRHATYRLQVGANIMVNDGEEVGAADTLSKLSRETTKTKDITGGLPRVAELFEARKPANAAQISDVSGTIEFGPELRGNRRIIVRPEDGSEPVTYSVPKGRYVIVNEGDYIRAGEAIMDGPSNPHDILRVMGIKALARYIVDEIQEVYRLQGVKIDDKHIEVIVSQMLKKIEVLNAGDTNFVVGDSVTKGEFEEVNEQMIADGYEPAEGRPMLLGITKASLTTDSFISAASFQETTKVLTQATLEGKSDSLRGLKENVIMGRLIPAGSGISKYRDFEAVVEEEETEKVEESVTLMV from the coding sequence ATGAAAGACTTACTGAACTTTTTTGACAAACCAAAAGATCCGATTAGCGTTGAGGCAGTATCTGTAAAGATGGCTTCACCTGACACAATTCGTGAATGGTCATTTGGAGAAGTTAAAAAGCCTGAAACAATTAACTACAGAACTTTCAAACCAGAAAGAGACGGTCTTTTCTGTGCCAAAATTTTTGGACCTGTAAAAGATTACGAATGTATCTGTGGTAAATATAAGAGAATGAAGCACAGAGGTGTTGTTTGTGAAAAGTGTGGTGTTGAAGTTACACTTTCAAAAGTAAGAAGAGAGAGATGTGGACACATTGAGCTTGCTGCTCCAGTTGCACATATCTGGTTCCTACGTTCACTACCTTCACGTTTAGGTGCACTTTTAAACTTAACTCTTAAAGAGCTTGAAAAGGTTCTTTACTATGAAGCATTCATCGTTACTGCTTCAGCAACTGATGGACAAGATGGTGGTCTAGAAGTTGGTAGAGTTATTACTGAACAACAGTACTATGAGCTTAAAGAGCAAGGTATCGAATTCGAAGCTGGAATGGGTGGAGAGATTGTTAAAGATATGCTTAGAAAAGTAGATCTTGACCTTGATAATAAAGAGCTTAGAAGAGGACTTAAAGCTGCTACAACAGAAATGGCCAGAACAAAAATTGTTAAGAGGCTAAAAGTTGTTGAGTCTATTTTAAAGTCAGAGAATAAGCCTGAGTGGTTCATGATGGATGTTATTCCAGTATTACCACCAGATTTAAGACCACTTGTTCCTCTTGAGGCAGGACGTTTTGCGACTTCTGACCTTAACGATCTTTATAGAAGAGTTATTAATAGAAATAACCGTCTAAAGAGACTAAAGGAACTAAATGCTCCAGAAATCATTATTAGAAATGAGAAGAGAATGCTTCAAGAAGCAGTTGATGCTCTGTTTGATAATGGTAGAAGAGGAAAGGTTTTCACTGGAGCAAATAAGCGTCCATTGAGATCACTTTCAGATATGCTTAAAGGTAAGCAAGGTCGTTTCAGACAAAACCTACTTGGTAAGCGTGTTGATTACTCTGGTCGTTCTGTTATCGTTGTTGGACCAACGTTAAGATTACACCAATGTGGTCTTCCAAAACTAATGGCCCTTGAACTTTTCAAGCCGTTTATCTACAACAAGTTAATTGAGCTTGGTCACTGTACAACTATTAAAGTTGCTAAGAAAATGGTTGATCAGCAAAAAGAAGAAGTTTGGAATATCTTAGAGCAAGTTGTTCAAGAGCACCCAGTTCTTCTTAACCGTGCACCTACTCTTCACAGACTTGGTATTCAAGCGTTTGAACCAACTCTTATTGAAGGTAAAGCGATCCAACTTCACCCACTAGTATGTACGGCCTTTAACGCCGACTTCGACGGTGACCAGATGGCGGTTCACGTACCTCTTTCTTTAGAAGCACAGATTGAGTGTAGAATTCTAGCAATGTCTACAAACAATATCCTTTCTCCTAAAGATGGATCTCCAATTATTGTTCCTTCTCAGGATATTGTACTTGGTCTTTACTACATGACGAGAATTCGTCCTTACGCTAGAGGATACGGGAAAGTATTTGCTTCTAAAGAAGAAGCTCAATTCGCGTACCACTCAGGTAACCTACACCTTCAAGCTCCAATCAAAGTTAGAGTTGAGGGTCGTCTAATTGAAACAAGTGTTGGTAGAACATTCGTATACGATGCGATTCCATCTTGTCTTAAGTATGAAGACGTAAACAAGGTTCTAGGTAAGAAAGAACTTGGTGCTTTAATTGATAAGGCCTACAGAGTTGGATCTGAAAAAGATACAGTTCTACTTGCTGACTCTCTAATGAGACTTGGTTACTTCCAAGCAACGAAAGCAGGTATTTCGATTAACGTACACGATATGACAATTCCAGAAGAGAAAGTTTCTATTCTTGATGAAGCATATTCAGAAGTTTCAAAAATTACTGAAGAATATAACGAAGGTTCAATCACAAACGGTGAAAGATATAACAAGATCGTTGATGTTTGGGCGCAGACAGGTGAGAACCTAACTAAAGTTATGCTTGAGAGAATTTCAACAGATACTTTTACAAGTGATGTTGATGGTGAAGAAGATATTCACGCTCCTTCATTTAACGCTCTTTATATGATGGCAAACTCTGGTGCAAGGGGTTCTGCACAGCAGATGAGACAGCTAGCGGCCATGCGTGGTCTGATGGCAAAACCATCTGGTGAAATTATTGAGACACCAATTACTTCAAACTTCCGTGAAGGTCTATCGGTTCTCGAGTACTTCTCTTCAACACACGGTGCGCGTAAAGGTCTAGCCGATACTGCACTTAAGACAGCAAACTCTGGTTACCTAACTAGAAGACTTGTTGACGTTGCTCAAGATGGTATTATTAGAGGACTTGATTGTGGTACTCAAGACGGTATTACTTTAACTTCAACTATTGAAGGTGGAGAGATTGTTGAGCACGTTGCTGAAAGAGCAATGGGTAGAGTAACAGCAGCTCCTATCGTTGATGGTGAAGCACAAGAAATTTTCCCAAGAAACTACCTTCTAACTGAGAAAGACATGGACACTCTTAAAGAGCGTGATGTGGATCAGATTAAAGTTAGATCTGTTTTAACTTGTAAAGAAAGACATGGTTTCTGTGCGGACTGTTTTGGACGTGACCTTGCGAGAGGTAATAAAGTTTCAATTGGTGAAGCAGTTGGTGTTATTGCTGCTCAGTCAATTGGTGAACCTGGTACACAGCTTACGATGCGTACATTCCACGTTGGTGGTACTGCAACTGCAGGTGCTCAAGTTAACAAGACTCAGATTAGAACAGCCGGTGAGCTTTCTTATGAGAATGTTACTGTTGAGACTAAAGCTGATGGTTCAATGGTTGTAATGAACAAGGTTGGTGAGCTAATTATTAAAGATGCTCGTGGATCTGAAAAAGAAAGATACCCAGCAGTTTACGGTGCAAAAATCTTCTTCAAAGAAGGTGAAGCAGTAAACGTTGGTGATACAATTATCGAATGGGACCCGTTTGCAATTCCAGTTCTTACTGAAGTTAAGGGTACAGTTAAATTTGAAGATATTATTGCAGGTGCGACAATTAATGAGCAAACTGATGCAGTAACAGGTTTAACACAGAAGATTGTTGTAGAGTCTAAGGACCCATCTCTTCAACCAAGAATTTCAATTGTTGATGAAAACGGAAATCCAATTGTTGTTCCAGGAACGAAGAGACATGCTACATATAGACTTCAAGTTGGTGCCAATATTATGGTTAACGACGGTGAAGAAGTTGGTGCAGCAGATACTCTTTCTAAATTGTCTCGTGAAACAACTAAGACAAAAGATATTACCGGTGGTCTTCCAAGAGTTGCAGAACTTTTCGAGGCCAGAAAGCCTGCTAACGCTGCTCAAATCTCTGATGTGTCAGGTACAATTGAGTTTGGTCCAGAGCTTAGAGGTAATAGAAGAATTATCGTTAGGCCAGAAGACGGAAGTGAGCCAGTAACTTACTCTGTTCCAAAAGGTCGTTATGTGATCGTTAACGAAGGTGACTATATCCGTGCTGGTGAAGCAATTATGGATGGTCCTTCTAACCCACACGATATTCTAAGAGTTATGGGTATTAAAGCTCTTGCTCGTTACATTGTTGACGAGATCCAAGAAGTTTACCGTCTCCAAGGTGTTAAGATCGATGATAAGCACATTGAGGTAATTGTTTCTCAAATGCTTAAGAAAATCGAAGTCTTAAATGCTGGAGATACTAACTTTGTTGTTGGTGATTCGGTAACTAAAGGTGAATTTGAAGAAGTAAACGAGCAAATGATTGCTGATGGTTATGAGCCAGCTGAAGGTAGACCAATGTTACTTGGTATTACTAAGGCGTCATTAACTACAGACTCATTTATCTCTGCGGCTTCATTCCAAGAGACAACAAAAGTTCTTACTCAAGCAACTTTAGAAGGGAAGTCAGATTCTCTAAGAGGGCTGAAAGAGAACGTAATTATGGGTAGATTGATTCCTGCTGGATCTGGTATTTCGAAATATCGCGACTTTGAGGCCGTGGTAGAAGAGGAAGAGACAGAAAAAGTAGAGGAATCTGTTACATTAATGGTATAA